AGGGGCATTCACTGCCTGGTGGAAAAGCCCATAGCCTCCAGCATGGACGAGGCGCGCGAGCTGCTCAAGGCCTCCGAGTCAAAGGACGTCGTCTTCCAGGTGGGCCATTCGGAGCGGTTCAACCCGGCTGTTACGGAAGCGTTCAAGCATATCAAAAGCCCGCGTTTTATAGTCATAGAGCGCGCCGGCCCTTACGACCCGCGCATGTCCGCCATAGGCGTAATACTGGATTTGATGATTCACGATATAGACCTGCTGCTTACGCTTATGGATTCTCCGATAATGAGCTTCGAGGCGGTGGGAGCCAGCATTTTTTCCAAACACGAAGACATCGCCAATGTCAGAATGCGCTTCAAAAACGGCTGCATAGCCGATGTAACCGCCAGCCGCGCCTCCATGGAGCGGGCGCGCTATATGCGCGTCTATCAGGAAAGCGCCTATGTTTCCGTGGATTTCATGAACGCGCGCGTCAAACTCTACAAGAAGAAAAATCCGGTGGTAGCTTCGCTCAAGGATGTGGACGTTATATATCCTCCCGTGGCCAAACAGCAACCCATCGCGGCGGAGATAACCCATTTCATAGACTGCATCAACCACATGAAAATCCCCTGGCCATCGGGAGAGCGCGGCAGCCGCGCGCTCCATTACGCGCTGGAATTCACCGAACGGCTGGCCCGCTACGAGCTTAACCGCGCCGCAAACCCGGAGCCGCAGGGCCCTGTGCAGGTGGCCTCCGACATCGGCAAGGCCGCCCAGGTGGCCATCAGCGAGGCGCTGGGCACCATAGGGCTGGACAAGAGCTGATGCCGGATATCATCCCCACAACCAAAAATATCCTGGTCGTCGCCGGCGACCCGTCCGGCGATTTGCACGGCGCCGCGCTTATCCGCGAGCTTAAGGCCAAAGACCCGCAGTTGCATGTCTCCTGCCTGGGCGGGCAGCGGATGCAGCAGGCGGCGGACCGGTTCATCTACAATCTGGTTGGCGTCGGCGCGGGAGGCTTTGCTGAGCCGCTGAAGCGGTTTTTCCTGTGGCTGAGGCTTATAAACCTGGCGCGCAAATTCCTCAACGAAAAGCGGCCCGCCTGCGTAATCGCCGTGGATTTCTACGGGTTCAACCACCAGTTGCTGGGGCTGGCGGCGCACCGGAAAATTCCCGTGTTTTACTATGTCTGCCCGCAGGTCTGGGCCAGCCGGCCAAAGCGCGCCGAGACCATAGCGCGGCTGGCGCGGCATGAGTTCGTCATTTTCCCGTTTGAGGAGAAAATTTACAGGGACCTCGGCGGCAAATGCGATTTTATCGGGCACCCGCTGCTGGATGTTGTTCCCCAGCCCAAAACCCCGCCGGAAAACCGCGGCGGCGTGGATTACAAATGGAAAATCGGCCTGCTGCCGGGCAGCCGCCCCTCCGAAGTCGCGCGGCT
This genomic interval from Elusimicrobiales bacterium contains the following:
- a CDS encoding Gfo/Idh/MocA family oxidoreductase: MPEEKKKIKFGVVGAGKIGTYHVRTLSKMPDVELVGVCDSDSMRAQSLAWKHNCVAYTNQDDLLSQVEAIVIAVPTEHHKQVGMAALNRGIHCLVEKPIASSMDEARELLKASESKDVVFQVGHSERFNPAVTEAFKHIKSPRFIVIERAGPYDPRMSAIGVILDLMIHDIDLLLTLMDSPIMSFEAVGASIFSKHEDIANVRMRFKNGCIADVTASRASMERARYMRVYQESAYVSVDFMNARVKLYKKKNPVVASLKDVDVIYPPVAKQQPIAAEITHFIDCINHMKIPWPSGERGSRALHYALEFTERLARYELNRAANPEPQGPVQVASDIGKAAQVAISEALGTIGLDKS
- the lpxB gene encoding lipid-A-disaccharide synthase yields the protein MPDIIPTTKNILVVAGDPSGDLHGAALIRELKAKDPQLHVSCLGGQRMQQAADRFIYNLVGVGAGGFAEPLKRFFLWLRLINLARKFLNEKRPACVIAVDFYGFNHQLLGLAAHRKIPVFYYVCPQVWASRPKRAETIARLARHEFVIFPFEEKIYRDLGGKCDFIGHPLLDVVPQPKTPPENRGGVDYKWKIGLLPGSRPSEVARLMPVFWKAFLMIKEVFPNAEPYIFAAREISDRDLLARCEGGARPAIVREEDYAIRAGMDAALASSGTATLENAMLGLPMAVAYKMPAFTYAVARRVINVKYISLPNIIAGKQLVREYVQDAVSPEALSGQIMGLLQNPDRLNGLRAELLVLRGKLGSPGAARRAAETILAETFSQ